A stretch of the Comamonas testosteroni TK102 genome encodes the following:
- a CDS encoding LysR family transcriptional regulator yields MQLSRRFLPPMSLLCAFEASARHQSFTAAAAELHLTQSAVSRQIRALEERLGTELFVRERQTVRLSAAGQVYAQEIRAALARISNATLGFRTNPQGGSLNLAILPTFGTRWLAPRLPQFFSAHPGITINLTTRLSQFDFQLEAVDAAIHFGLPNWPGAELEFLMSETVVPACSPDVAARHGFARPQDLLRAPLLHLASRPDAWQRWFGSQGCQGGDMQGMLFDQFATAAQAAIAGVGVALLPKFLILRELQAGDLVQALPQLPEVQSAERYYLAWPTSRSAYPPLQAFQGLLKQVAQEFASSAPL; encoded by the coding sequence ATGCAGCTATCCCGTCGCTTTCTGCCCCCCATGTCCCTGCTTTGCGCCTTCGAGGCTTCGGCGCGGCACCAGAGCTTTACTGCGGCGGCCGCCGAGCTGCACCTCACGCAAAGTGCCGTCAGCCGCCAGATCCGCGCGCTGGAAGAGCGGCTGGGCACGGAGCTGTTCGTGCGCGAGCGCCAGACCGTGCGCCTGAGCGCTGCGGGTCAGGTCTATGCGCAGGAGATTCGTGCGGCCCTGGCGCGCATCTCCAATGCCACGCTGGGCTTTCGCACCAATCCCCAAGGCGGGAGCCTGAACCTGGCCATCCTGCCGACCTTCGGCACGCGCTGGCTGGCGCCTCGGCTGCCGCAGTTCTTCAGTGCCCACCCGGGCATCACCATCAATCTGACCACGCGGCTGTCGCAGTTCGATTTCCAGCTCGAAGCCGTGGATGCCGCCATTCATTTCGGCCTGCCGAACTGGCCGGGCGCGGAGCTGGAGTTCCTCATGAGCGAGACCGTAGTGCCGGCCTGCAGCCCCGATGTGGCGGCCCGCCATGGTTTTGCCCGGCCCCAGGACCTGCTGCGCGCGCCGCTGCTGCATCTGGCGTCGCGTCCCGACGCGTGGCAGCGCTGGTTTGGCAGTCAGGGCTGCCAGGGCGGTGATATGCAGGGCATGCTGTTCGATCAGTTCGCCACGGCGGCGCAGGCGGCGATTGCCGGCGTGGGCGTGGCGCTGCTGCCCAAGTTTCTGATCCTGCGCGAGCTGCAGGCTGGCGATCTGGTCCAGGCCCTGCCGCAACTGCCCGAGGTGCAAAGCGCCGAACGCTACTACCTGGCCTGGCCGACCAGCCGCTCGGCCTATCCGCCACTGCAGGCCTTCCAGGGCTTGCTCAAGCAGGTCGCGCAGGAGTTCGCTTCCTCTGCACCGCTGTAA
- a CDS encoding VOC family protein → MSATPHASSTAARFVSSNEIRTRFSRAMSEMYRKEVPQYGTLIDLVADVNALTLQADPELRQRMSSSGELERLDVERHGAIRVGTAEELATLRRLFAVMGMEPVGYYDLSVAGVPVHSTAFRPVHDEALLANPFRVFTSLLRLELIADEALRAQAAEILQRRRIFTPRALELIAQAERDGGLDSGDADAFVQQALETFRWHSDATVDAATYNALQKAHRLVADVVCFKGPHINHLTPRTLDIDLAQADMPARGMDAKDVVEGPPQRACPILLRQTSFKALKEAVRFTDADANADNAGAHTARFGEIEQRGVALTRKGRALYDELLGLVRGIDSAGSAAPDYAHRLQQVFTQFPDTHEELRRQGLAFYRYSLTEHAQAQLPQDAAEADLEALIGKGLVQAEPITYEDFLPVSAAGIFQSNLGGEEQKQYQAHAAQQVFESALGARVHDEIALYEASEQQSRAQVLGLLSGAAA, encoded by the coding sequence ATGAGCGCCACGCCCCACGCCTCTTCCACAGCTGCCCGATTTGTCTCCTCCAACGAGATCCGCACGCGCTTCTCGCGCGCCATGTCCGAGATGTACCGCAAGGAAGTGCCCCAGTACGGCACGCTGATCGACCTGGTTGCCGATGTCAACGCTCTGACGCTGCAGGCCGATCCCGAGCTGCGCCAGCGCATGAGCAGCAGCGGCGAGCTTGAACGCCTGGATGTGGAGCGCCATGGCGCCATCCGCGTGGGCACGGCCGAGGAACTGGCCACGCTGCGCCGCCTGTTCGCCGTGATGGGCATGGAGCCCGTGGGCTATTACGACCTCTCGGTGGCCGGCGTTCCAGTGCACTCCACCGCCTTTCGCCCCGTTCACGACGAGGCACTGCTGGCCAACCCGTTTCGCGTCTTCACCTCGCTGCTGCGTCTGGAGCTGATCGCCGATGAGGCGCTGCGCGCGCAGGCCGCCGAGATCCTCCAGCGCCGTCGCATCTTCACGCCGCGCGCACTGGAGCTCATTGCCCAGGCCGAGCGTGACGGCGGCCTGGACAGCGGCGATGCCGACGCCTTTGTGCAGCAGGCCCTGGAGACCTTCCGCTGGCACAGCGACGCCACCGTGGATGCCGCGACCTACAACGCCCTGCAGAAAGCCCACCGCCTGGTGGCCGATGTGGTGTGCTTCAAGGGACCCCACATCAACCATCTGACGCCGCGCACGCTGGACATCGACCTGGCCCAGGCCGATATGCCCGCGCGCGGCATGGATGCCAAGGACGTGGTCGAAGGCCCGCCGCAGCGCGCCTGCCCGATCCTGCTGCGCCAGACCAGCTTCAAGGCGCTCAAGGAGGCCGTGCGCTTTACCGATGCCGACGCCAACGCGGACAATGCCGGCGCCCATACCGCCCGCTTTGGCGAGATCGAGCAGCGCGGCGTCGCGCTGACACGCAAGGGCCGCGCTCTGTACGACGAGCTGCTGGGTCTGGTGCGCGGCATAGACAGCGCGGGCAGCGCCGCGCCCGACTATGCACACCGCCTGCAACAGGTCTTCACGCAGTTTCCCGACACCCACGAGGAACTTCGCCGCCAGGGTCTGGCCTTCTACCGCTACAGCCTGACCGAACATGCTCAGGCTCAGTTGCCCCAGGACGCTGCCGAGGCAGATCTGGAAGCGCTGATCGGCAAGGGACTGGTGCAGGCCGAGCCGATCACCTATGAGGATTTCCTGCCCGTGAGCGCGGCCGGCATCTTCCAGTCCAACCTCGGCGGCGAGGAGCAAAAGCAATACCAGGCCCATGCCGCGCAGCAGGTCTTCGAGAGCGCACTGGGCGCACGCGTGCATGACGAAATCGCCTTGTACGAGGCCAGCGAGCAACAATCCAGGGCCCAGGTTCTCGGGCTGCTGTCGGGAGCTGCGGCATGA
- a CDS encoding riboflavin synthase, translated as MFTGIIQAVAKIAALRDQDGLRTFIMEFPEGFCQDLAIGASVSHDGVCLTVTENLSPTSASFDVMLQSLNITTLGSCKAGDTLNVERAAKDGAEIGGHPLSGHVDFMAPLLEVMQTETNHKIRFGIPEAFRPYVFAKGYIAVNGASLTVAEVNRKEGWFEVWLIPETLRMTVFGDKKVGDLVNIEIERSTQVVVDTVRETVEASLGRLKPVLEALLQEKGLSLDDFVDVPQLPRQ; from the coding sequence GTGTTTACCGGCATCATTCAGGCCGTGGCAAAGATTGCCGCGCTGCGCGACCAGGACGGCCTGCGCACCTTCATCATGGAGTTCCCCGAAGGCTTCTGCCAGGATCTGGCCATTGGCGCCAGCGTCTCGCATGACGGCGTCTGCCTGACGGTGACCGAAAACCTCTCGCCCACCAGCGCCAGCTTTGATGTGATGCTGCAAAGCCTGAACATCACCACGCTGGGCAGCTGCAAGGCCGGCGACACGCTCAATGTGGAGCGCGCCGCCAAGGACGGTGCCGAGATTGGCGGCCACCCGCTGTCGGGCCATGTGGACTTCATGGCGCCGCTGCTGGAGGTGATGCAGACCGAGACCAATCACAAGATCCGCTTCGGCATTCCCGAGGCCTTTCGCCCCTATGTGTTTGCCAAGGGCTATATCGCCGTCAACGGCGCCAGCCTGACGGTGGCGGAGGTGAACCGCAAGGAGGGCTGGTTCGAGGTCTGGCTGATTCCCGAAACCCTGCGCATGACGGTGTTCGGCGACAAGAAGGTCGGCGATCTGGTCAATATCGAGATCGAGCGCAGCACCCAGGTGGTGGTCGATACCGTGCGCGAAACCGTGGAAGCCAGCCTGGGCCGGCTCAAGCCCGTGCTCGAAGCCCTGCTGCAGGAAAAAGGACTGAGCCTTGACGACTTCGTGGACGTGCCACAACTGCCCAGACAATAG
- a CDS encoding PLP-dependent aminotransferase family protein: MSQDSALAPFAAVFAEPAGSPIRELFPYLSRPGMISLAGGYPSPSLFDAEGLAQAAAQAMTQGPGALQYGATEGLSELREALAQQARERGMQATAADILVTTGSQQAFDLLVRVLVEPGDTVLVEVPAYPATLQALRLAQARILPIPMDEQGLQTKALADLLAALPVDQHPKLLYTVPNFSNPRGTLLAAERREALVQLARQHGFWVVEDDPYGELRFDDADSLPQAMPGTVRAAGERLAAGGSNPVVYLSSLSKTVAPALRVGWMLADAPLLRRCTVAKQTADLCTSPLTQSVAACYLGSGRYPATVQRARQEYQRRMQALVQGLNAAPDSGIRCSRPAGGMFVWAELDRRIDPQKLFDAAVALGVIYVPGKAFYPADPDLHTLRMSFAAPEVPQIAQAVERLCQAAAQSR; this comes from the coding sequence ATGAGTCAGGACAGCGCACTGGCACCCTTTGCCGCCGTGTTTGCCGAGCCTGCGGGATCGCCGATACGCGAGCTGTTTCCCTATCTTTCTCGCCCCGGCATGATCTCGCTGGCCGGCGGCTATCCATCGCCCAGCCTCTTCGATGCCGAAGGCCTGGCCCAGGCCGCCGCGCAGGCCATGACACAGGGTCCGGGCGCGCTGCAATATGGCGCCACCGAAGGCCTGAGCGAACTGCGTGAGGCCCTGGCGCAGCAGGCGCGCGAGCGCGGCATGCAGGCGACGGCCGCCGACATCCTCGTGACCACCGGATCGCAGCAGGCCTTTGACCTGCTGGTGCGCGTGCTCGTCGAGCCCGGCGACACGGTGCTGGTCGAGGTGCCCGCCTATCCGGCCACGCTGCAGGCTCTGCGTCTGGCGCAGGCGCGCATCCTGCCCATTCCCATGGACGAGCAAGGCCTGCAGACCAAAGCCCTGGCCGATCTGCTGGCCGCATTGCCCGTCGACCAGCACCCCAAGCTGCTCTACACCGTGCCGAACTTCTCCAACCCGCGCGGCACGCTGCTGGCGGCCGAGCGCCGCGAGGCTCTGGTGCAACTGGCCAGGCAGCACGGCTTCTGGGTGGTCGAGGACGATCCCTATGGCGAGCTGCGCTTCGACGATGCCGACAGTCTCCCCCAGGCCATGCCTGGCACCGTACGCGCCGCGGGCGAGCGGCTGGCGGCGGGCGGCAGCAACCCGGTGGTCTATCTGTCCAGCCTGTCCAAGACCGTTGCGCCCGCGCTGCGCGTGGGCTGGATGCTGGCCGACGCGCCGCTGCTGCGCCGCTGCACGGTGGCCAAGCAAACCGCCGACCTGTGCACCTCGCCGCTGACGCAGTCGGTCGCCGCCTGCTATCTGGGCAGCGGGCGCTACCCGGCCACCGTGCAGCGCGCGCGCCAGGAATACCAGCGACGCATGCAGGCCCTGGTCCAGGGCTTGAACGCGGCGCCGGACAGCGGCATACGCTGCTCGCGCCCCGCAGGCGGCATGTTTGTCTGGGCCGAGCTGGACCGCCGCATCGATCCTCAAAAGCTCTTCGACGCCGCCGTGGCCCTGGGCGTGATTTATGTGCCAGGCAAGGCCTTCTATCCGGCCGACCCCGACCTGCACACGCTGCGCATGTCGTTTGCCGCACCCGAAGTGCCGCAGATCGCACAGGCCGTTGAGCGTCTGTGCCAGGCCGCAGCGCAAAGCCGCTGA